The Musa acuminata AAA Group cultivar baxijiao chromosome BXJ2-2, Cavendish_Baxijiao_AAA, whole genome shotgun sequence genome contains the following window.
AATCATCGTCTCCCCGGTTGTGGGATGAAGGAGAACATGAGAAGTCCGAATACCCGCTCATGGCTGCCTCTTCACGTTCCCTCAGTGTTTTGAGGATTAGGGTCTTGAGTAAGTTCATGACTTGAACAGCATGCATAAGAGCTGTTAAAGGATCCGACATCTGGTAGGAAGGAAGGCCGTAAGTATCACAAATGCTCGAAGACCGATAGATGGGGGAAGCTCGGCCTGGAATGATGTCGGTACCTGAGTCATGTTTGGAGCAAATACCATGGCGATATTTCTTGCATTCATCTTGTTTAGTTCTTCTTCTTCAACAACATCAGCCATGAGCTCAACGGCCCAGTTGAGAAGCGAAGCCGGGGTCGGTGGAAGCAGCTTCACGAGCTGCACCGATTCCTCCTCGGTGATGCACTGAAGAACTTGTTCAGGTGAAAGGCTATCCAGCACACCCTCCGGAAGTTCTCTGAACCATGCCTGACCAGAATAATATCACTGCATAAGCTTCTTTCTTCATCTCTTAATGCACAATATATGATCTTTATGAAGTTTTCACATTGGACTGCAAGTCAATTTCAGCGATCATTCCATCCAAATTCCACTAATCAATGAAGTAGCAAGAACTTTCAAACTCTAAAGCATGTTCGATGCTAATAACAATATTTCTTATACCATCGATTATCGAGAAAAGCAGTCCTTTCTTGAAATGTTACAGAGAGTATTGTTCAATTTAAATCTAAGAAAGGTCGACAACATCCGCCTTTCCACCCTATCAAAAGTTCTAGGTGGAAAATTGAACCTTATTTCCGCACTATACATAACGATTAATATCTTAGTAATTAATTGCATTATGAGGGTGCCACAAGCTGGTTGATCTTTGACAAAATTTAGAATGAAACTAGAATTAATCATGTATTTCAGTGCAAAAGGTGTTAAAGATAACCGGGAATCTAGCAAACCAGTGATCACAAGATTAAGTTGGCCAAACAGTGGATCTCACCTTAATCAGGCTGGCCAAGCAGTGCACATCAATGTCCTCTGGCACAGTGCCCTTGTTTAGTTGCTCCCTGACATGTTCCTCTTGGCTGTTCTCCGGATTTATGCGAAATATTCCTTCAGCCTGCAATGCAATCCACACCCAAATCAAGAAATCTTTGTTCTTGATAGCTGACATTTGAGTACCTAATAAGCTCATTCTTGCTGGATTAGGCAAGCTTACCTTAAGACCTCCTTGTGAGTACAACCTCTCCTGCATTAGCAGGAGAATCGTGGGAACGCTGTTGCCCTTGGAGTCATAACCACACTGCATCGATTCAGCTGAGACGCCAAAGACACTGGCACTGCACAATAAATGCAAAGCAAAATGGTCAGCATAAACAGTAGTAACTCATGAGGCATTTGTCACCTATGGTAGAGTGGTCTCCGAAGGATAATTCCAAGATGCTTAATCTGTAGAGTTACTAGATTTAGGCCTCTACCAGAGATTATCCTAGGACAGAAACATCACTCTAAACACTGCAGTAACAGTATCATTACAAGCAAACTGGGAGTCTGTACGAAAAGTTGCTTCCTCGCTTGATGGTTGACAACAGCTGCCATGCTCTGAATGAAAGTACCTCAAAATACAGCATGACTTTTTtgtcctctttctttctctttttcatgttCCTACTTTTTAATTCAGCAATCTAAAGAATGAGGTCTCACTAATTAAACAATTGAGGTTTTTGGTGCAGCAAAATGAATCACGCACTACATCAGAAGACTTCATTAGATTAGCTGAGATCTTTGTACAAGTTCATCCAGGGTTTGCAGCAATTTCTAAAGCCCACCTAAAGCAGAACCAGAAACTTAAAACTATTTTATACCCAAATTGCACTTTCAAACAAGAGGAGAGTATATAAATGTGACCAAACTAAAATTGTACTTTTAAAGAAACAGGAGGAGAGTATATCACGAAACTGAGCCTAATTTGTGATTTCAAACAGGAGCAAAGTGAAACTTAACCAAAAAAAAACCCTAATATTTCTTACTGAAGTAGCTTTTGCAAGTCAGGGGTATCCATGAGATGGATTCTTCCACTTCTCAGAAACACATGTTTTTAGAGTTAAAACCACCTTCCCATCTTAACAAAGGGCTGCGGAAGTAATTCACCCTCCTTACAAGCCAAGGAGCGACAGATCCAGTAAAAAAGAGTTCTTGCATGCGTTTACGAGCTGAATCCTCTAAGACTACTGATTTCCCAAATTTTATGGCAGATTAAGTGGAATCCGAAACAAAATCATCCCAAAGTGAAGTCTTTTGcctttccccccccccccccccccccctcaacaAGTAATAatccaccaatttctttgcttcgCCATCCAAAAGACTCAATTTTTCACTTGCTTTTGACAAATAGAAGCCAAAACCAATGCAAAATCGAATCGATTGATCTCCCAACTCAACATGAGAGAGGAgacagagggagggagggagagaaggAAGAAGGTGGACCTCGCACTGGGCACGCGGCCGGGGACCTCCAACTCGAACTCGACGGGGAGGCCGAGGAACCCATTGAAGCGATCGAAGGTGACGTGCGCGACGTGGCGGACATCGGTCGGCCACCCGATCTCCATGTGCTGCAGCGCAGGTATGACCTCGTCGTCGGCATCCCGCTCCATCCGGCACGAGGACACCATGGACCGCCGGATTGCCGCCAGGAGCAGCGCCAGAACAGAAATCTGCTGCTGCTTCCGtcgctcctcctccttctccttagCCCgcttcccttcctcctcctcccctctcctTCCCCTGCATCCACCGGCCGACGACACCAACACCACTCCCGTCATCTCTCTCCACGCACACACACTCCTCAAGCCGAGCTCGTTTGTACTACTGAATCTTAAGAACCTCTAGATCGCATCTAGCAATAGATCCGGAGCATCCACCAGCCTGTAGATCTGGAGAGCATCTAGAGGAAGAAGGGATCAAAATATGTGGGGATTTGGGGTTTGGGGCTCATAAATCCAAAGCTGGAGTTTTGTGTGAACTCCAGCCATCCATTAAATATTGAATTGAAGttggtatgtgtgtgtgtgtgagagagagagagagagagagagagagagagagagatttaaaaGGAGAAGGGCGGAGTTCAAACGGCCACCACATTCAAATTCTAACGCCAGCCTTCTCCTACTTTTTTATTGCTGAGAACTGCCCCTCGAAATGGCTTAAATATCAAAAATGCCTCCACATCCcctctttgttttgttttgttttattttattttatttttatttcaaaaaataaatatatattctaaATTATATCAGTAAAAAAAGAGCTCTCTACATTATAAAAATAGAGcattttatgataaaaataaaaattatacaaaAATTGATATTTTTGATACATTATTTCACTTTGTTATAATTACTAAATGCTTAATAC
Protein-coding sequences here:
- the LOC135605309 gene encoding rho GTPase-activating protein 2-like → MTGVVLVSSAGGCRGRRGEEEEGKRAKEKEEERRKQQQISVLALLLAAIRRSMVSSCRMERDADDEVIPALQHMEIGWPTDVRHVAHVTFDRFNGFLGLPVEFELEVPGRVPSASASVFGVSAESMQCGYDSKGNSVPTILLLMQERLYSQGGLKAEGIFRINPENSQEEHVREQLNKGTVPEDIDVHCLASLIKAWFRELPEGVLDSLSPEQVLQCITEEESVQLVKLLPPTPASLLNWAVELMADVVEEEELNKMNARNIAMVFAPNMTQMSDPLTALMHAVQVMNLLKTLILKTLREREEAAMSGYSDFSCSPSSHNRGDDDYISQKDVDMSEDESSEITSDNEPEAYSQLVVEPSLSDSTRCISGSRTCSQRFSDHFTEDEDDSLTDIEVCFLRQLEWKSEDGNQGEDSISMDMSSGGQAEIQTCHSDVVNIETCLSSIERKEDSSITDNEGDSDAEAEVKDPSKRHESSEVVMVDSQWIS